A single window of Methylobacterium nodulans ORS 2060 DNA harbors:
- a CDS encoding ATP-binding protein: MVGILGELSDAGSSSPGGTGLLPRLELIWTQGAADAVIGLSCAAMGVAIAIVLVRRRDLPFRGILWAFAAFILGCGATHGLAGWALWASRDGLEADVRLATALAAVAAAVALWRGLPAALALPSPGALQQVRRELGARIRERDAAERASAAKSAFLARVSHEIRSPLNSILGYTDLLLGEANRTAEERRKLTIIQVSGSSLLAVVDDIVDFSRITAGEAALRSEPFGLHDLVDTTLAMVRPAAESKGLLLSVEIAPDLPRHLRGDEDRIRQILLNLLTNAIKFTAAGSVSLTLRREEVVSGRARITVAVKDTGAGIPPDRQATLFRGADPGEDAHVPRIGGSGLGLVICRKLVALMGGEIGFESHEGYGSTFWIRLDLDPVAAPPELPPPRPEPDEILPAPRILLVEDIPANQELVRLLLEEEGYAVDTASNGVEAVAMIRSAPYRLVLMDVQMPTMDGLTATRRIREMGGPSGRIPIVAMTGNILPHHLEACREAGMDDVIAKPFKRADLAAVIAHWTLIEGDRPRRPARDVLSSPA, from the coding sequence ATGGTGGGCATTCTCGGGGAGCTGTCCGACGCCGGCAGCTCGTCTCCGGGCGGGACTGGCCTTCTCCCGCGTCTGGAGCTGATCTGGACGCAGGGGGCCGCCGACGCGGTCATCGGATTGTCCTGCGCCGCGATGGGTGTCGCGATCGCAATCGTCCTGGTGCGGCGCCGGGATCTGCCGTTCCGCGGCATTCTCTGGGCCTTCGCCGCCTTCATCCTGGGATGCGGGGCGACGCATGGGCTGGCCGGCTGGGCCCTGTGGGCGTCCCGGGACGGGCTTGAGGCGGATGTCAGGCTGGCGACCGCGCTCGCCGCGGTCGCCGCCGCCGTGGCGCTCTGGCGGGGCCTGCCCGCGGCGCTCGCGCTGCCCTCGCCGGGCGCTCTGCAGCAGGTCAGGCGGGAGCTGGGCGCCCGCATCCGCGAGCGCGACGCGGCCGAGAGGGCGAGCGCCGCCAAGAGCGCGTTCCTCGCCCGGGTCAGCCACGAGATCCGCAGCCCGCTCAACAGCATCCTCGGCTACACGGACCTGCTTCTCGGCGAGGCGAATCGCACCGCCGAGGAACGCCGCAAGCTCACCATCATCCAGGTCTCCGGATCCTCGCTTCTCGCGGTCGTGGACGACATCGTCGACTTCTCGCGAATCACCGCGGGCGAGGCCGCCCTGCGCTCCGAGCCCTTCGGCCTGCACGACCTCGTCGACACCACGCTCGCCATGGTCCGGCCTGCCGCCGAGAGCAAGGGGCTGCTTCTCTCCGTCGAGATCGCGCCCGACCTGCCGCGCCACCTGCGCGGCGACGAGGACCGGATCCGGCAGATCCTCCTCAACCTGCTCACCAACGCGATCAAGTTCACCGCGGCGGGATCGGTCTCGCTGACGCTGCGCCGCGAAGAGGTGGTGAGCGGCCGGGCTCGCATCACCGTCGCGGTCAAGGACACGGGCGCCGGCATCCCGCCCGACCGGCAGGCGACGCTGTTCCGGGGCGCCGACCCAGGCGAGGATGCGCATGTCCCCCGGATCGGCGGGTCGGGCCTGGGCCTGGTGATCTGCCGCAAGCTCGTCGCGCTCATGGGGGGCGAGATCGGCTTCGAGAGCCACGAGGGCTACGGCTCGACCTTCTGGATCCGCCTCGACCTCGATCCGGTCGCCGCGCCGCCCGAGCTGCCGCCGCCTCGCCCGGAGCCGGACGAGATCCTCCCGGCCCCCCGCATCCTCCTCGTGGAGGACATTCCGGCGAACCAGGAGCTCGTGCGCCTGCTCCTGGAGGAGGAGGGTTACGCCGTCGATACCGCCTCGAACGGCGTCGAGGCCGTGGCGATGATCCGTTCGGCGCCCTACCGCCTCGTCCTGATGGACGTGCAGATGCCGACGATGGACGGCCTGACCGCGACCCGCAGGATCCGGGAGATGGGAGGGCCCTCCGGGCGCATCCCGATCGTCGCCATGACCGGCAACATCCTGCCCCATCACCTGGAGGCCTGCCGTGAGGCGGGCATGGACGACGTGATCGCCAAGCCCTTCAAACGGGCCGATCTCGCGGCCGTGATCGCCCACTGGACCCTGATCGAGGGCGACCGGCCGCGGCGGCCCGCCCGGGACGTCCTGTCTTCCCCGGCCTGA
- the trpA gene encoding tryptophan synthase subunit alpha, whose product MTTRLDDTFARCRAEGRAALVTYVMAGDPDPETSFAVLRALPAAGADIVEFGLPFTDPMADGPAIQAAGLRALKAGQSVARTLDLVRRFRAEDPRTPVILMGYYNPIYTYGVPRFLADAVAAGVDGLIVVDLPPEEDDELCLPARQAGLAFIRLATPTTDERRLPAVLANTSGFVYYVSITGITGAATPDFGAVASAVARIRAQTALPVVVGFGVKTGEHAAAIARNADGVVVGSALVDTLARSLDLEGRATSGSVAAVLALVRDLAAGVRSAAGGAA is encoded by the coding sequence ATGACGACCCGCCTCGACGACACCTTCGCCCGCTGCCGCGCGGAGGGACGCGCCGCCCTCGTCACCTACGTGATGGCCGGCGACCCCGATCCCGAGACTTCGTTCGCGGTGCTGCGCGCCCTGCCGGCGGCCGGTGCCGACATCGTGGAGTTCGGGCTGCCCTTCACCGATCCGATGGCGGACGGCCCGGCGATCCAGGCGGCCGGCCTGCGGGCGCTCAAGGCCGGCCAGAGCGTGGCCAGGACCCTCGATCTGGTGCGCCGCTTCCGGGCCGAGGATCCGCGCACCCCGGTCATCCTGATGGGCTACTACAACCCCATCTACACGTATGGCGTGCCGCGCTTCCTCGCCGACGCCGTGGCGGCGGGAGTCGACGGCCTGATCGTGGTCGACCTGCCGCCCGAGGAGGACGACGAGCTCTGCCTGCCGGCTCGGCAAGCGGGCCTCGCCTTCATCCGGCTCGCCACGCCGACGACGGACGAGCGGCGCCTGCCGGCCGTCCTCGCGAACACCTCCGGTTTCGTCTATTATGTGTCGATCACCGGCATCACCGGGGCGGCGACGCCCGATTTCGGTGCGGTCGCGAGCGCGGTCGCCCGCATCCGGGCGCAGACGGCGCTGCCCGTGGTGGTCGGCTTCGGCGTGAAGACGGGCGAGCATGCTGCCGCGATCGCCCGGAACGCGGATGGCGTCGTGGTGGGCTCGGCCTTGGTGGACACGCTCGCCCGCTCCCTCGATCTCGAAGGCCGCGCCACCTCGGGCAGCGTCGCGGCGGTCTTGGCGCTGGTGCGCGACCTCGCGGCGGGCGTCCGTTCCGCCGCGGGCGGGGCGGCTTGA
- a CDS encoding IS110-like element ISMno29 family transposase, whose product MQGKEVSKQETAGKSSVGIDVSKSWLDVHVLPSGQAQRFANTEVGIRQLKRWLGRFALGLVVVEATGKWHRQTRRSLHASGLPVAVVDPFRVRMFAKAQGIWAKTDRLDARVLAQFAAVMAPPQRPPASDALEALQELVAARDSAVAEQTALKNQLAAAASPFLIRQFQDRLARIAADIEALAGEIRRLIAADPGLARRHAILVSIPSIGDTIAATLVASLAELGTCSSRQIGLLAGLAPVADDSGARQGVRVIWGGRPPVRRVLYLAALSAARHNAGLKAFHERLIANGKKPKCAIIAVARKLAVLANSLIAQDRLWTPNQPQQA is encoded by the coding sequence ATGCAAGGCAAGGAAGTGTCCAAACAAGAGACCGCGGGCAAGTCTAGCGTGGGGATCGACGTCAGCAAGAGCTGGCTCGACGTCCACGTCCTCCCCTCCGGCCAAGCCCAGCGGTTCGCCAATACCGAGGTCGGCATCCGGCAGCTCAAGCGCTGGCTTGGGCGCTTTGCTCTGGGGCTGGTCGTGGTCGAGGCCACCGGCAAGTGGCACCGCCAGACCCGCCGCAGCCTGCATGCCTCGGGCCTGCCGGTCGCCGTCGTCGATCCGTTTCGGGTGCGCATGTTCGCCAAGGCGCAAGGCATCTGGGCCAAGACCGATCGGCTCGATGCCCGCGTGCTGGCGCAGTTTGCCGCGGTGATGGCCCCCCCGCAGCGCCCGCCGGCCTCGGACGCGCTCGAAGCGCTCCAGGAACTGGTCGCGGCCCGCGACAGCGCCGTGGCCGAACAAACCGCCCTCAAGAACCAGCTGGCCGCGGCCGCAAGCCCGTTCCTGATCCGCCAGTTCCAGGACCGTCTGGCCAGGATCGCCGCGGACATCGAGGCCCTTGCCGGCGAGATCCGCCGGCTCATCGCGGCCGATCCCGGACTGGCCCGGCGGCATGCCATCCTGGTCTCGATCCCCTCGATCGGGGACACGATCGCGGCCACCCTGGTGGCCAGCCTGGCCGAGCTGGGCACCTGCAGCAGCCGGCAGATCGGCCTGCTGGCGGGCCTGGCGCCGGTCGCCGACGATTCCGGCGCGCGCCAGGGCGTGCGGGTCATCTGGGGCGGCCGCCCGCCCGTGCGCCGCGTCCTCTACCTCGCGGCGCTCTCGGCCGCCCGCCACAACGCCGGCCTGAAAGCCTTCCACGAACGCCTGATCGCCAACGGCAAGAAGCCAAAGTGCGCCATCATCGCCGTGGCCCGCAAGCTCGCCGTGCTGGCCAACAGCCTCATCGCTCAGGACCGCCTCTGGACGCCAAATCAGCCCCAACAGGCTTGA
- the trxA gene encoding thioredoxin, whose translation MATVKVTDASFKQDVLEASEPVVVDFWAEWCGPCRAIGPALEEISSEMQGRVKIAKVNVDENPGIASEYGIRSIPTLMIFKDGKLASQKVGAAPKGDLSRWIQSTSA comes from the coding sequence ATGGCAACCGTGAAGGTGACCGACGCGAGCTTCAAGCAGGACGTCCTGGAGGCTTCCGAGCCCGTCGTCGTCGATTTCTGGGCCGAGTGGTGCGGCCCCTGTCGGGCGATCGGCCCGGCGCTGGAAGAGATCTCGAGCGAGATGCAGGGCCGCGTGAAGATCGCCAAGGTCAACGTGGACGAGAATCCCGGCATCGCCTCGGAGTACGGGATCCGCTCGATTCCGACCCTGATGATCTTCAAGGACGGCAAGCTCGCCAGCCAGAAGGTCGGGGCCGCGCCGAAGGGCGACCTTTCGCGCTGGATCCAGTCCACGAGCGCCTGA
- a CDS encoding winged helix-turn-helix domain-containing protein, translating into MSEPSGRFSYEGLDRVIHERARLSVLTSLVTHPDGLLFGDLKQLCGLTDGNLSRHLQVLQEAGFVEVRKGFTQNRPQTVCRLTPNGRRRFLDYLTVLEQVVRDAAQAVDEAPAAYGSLRP; encoded by the coding sequence ATGTCTGAGCCGAGCGGACGCTTCTCCTACGAGGGCCTCGACCGGGTGATCCACGAGCGGGCGCGCCTGAGCGTGCTCACCTCGCTCGTCACCCACCCGGACGGCCTCCTGTTCGGCGATCTGAAGCAGCTCTGCGGCCTGACCGACGGCAATCTCAGCCGGCACCTGCAGGTGCTGCAGGAGGCGGGCTTCGTCGAGGTCCGGAAGGGCTTCACCCAGAACCGCCCGCAGACGGTCTGCCGCCTGACCCCGAACGGCCGCCGCCGCTTCCTCGACTATCTCACGGTCCTCGAACAGGTGGTGCGCGACGCCGCCCAGGCCGTGGACGAGGCGCCGGCAGCCTACGGCTCCCTGCGGCCGTAA
- a CDS encoding cysteine hydrolase family protein, with translation MSEPRTAEPKTLLQLAGAPLTPARMAESVLVVIDAQAEYARGGGLPLDGFDAALARLRDLLAAVREAGAPVIHVAHRGRPGGLFDRNAPGGAILPEAAPAAGEPIVEKTLPNAFAGTDLAARLAALARPHLLLAGFMTHNCVSATARAGLDLGQRVTVAGDATATRALPDPMGGAPIAAAAIQRAALAGLADRSAVVAPTAAILRD, from the coding sequence ATGAGCGAACCCAGAACTGCCGAACCCAAAACTCTCCTGCAGCTGGCGGGAGCGCCACTGACGCCTGCCCGGATGGCCGAGTCCGTCCTCGTCGTCATCGACGCGCAGGCCGAGTATGCCCGGGGCGGCGGCCTGCCGCTCGACGGGTTCGACGCGGCGCTCGCCCGCCTGCGCGATCTCCTGGCGGCGGTCCGGGAGGCGGGCGCGCCGGTGATCCACGTCGCGCATCGCGGCCGGCCCGGCGGCCTGTTCGATCGCAACGCCCCCGGCGGCGCCATCCTGCCCGAGGCGGCGCCCGCCGCCGGAGAACCGATCGTGGAGAAGACGCTCCCGAACGCCTTCGCGGGCACCGACCTCGCAGCCCGCCTCGCGGCGCTGGCGCGCCCTCACCTGCTGCTCGCCGGCTTCATGACCCACAATTGCGTGAGCGCGACCGCCCGGGCCGGGCTCGATCTCGGCCAGCGCGTCACGGTGGCGGGCGATGCCACGGCGACCCGCGCCCTGCCCGACCCGATGGGAGGGGCGCCCATCGCCGCCGCGGCGATCCAGCGCGCCGCGCTCGCCGGCCTCGCGGACCGCTCGGCCGTCGTCGCGCCGACAGCCGCCATCCTGCGGGACTAA
- a CDS encoding DUF2293 domain-containing protein: protein MTARRSGPAPHRGLTRREMVEEALGRLAPRVPEFEAEAIVDRALASPGLRGAAPETAAWLGMVAYARHVFTEYDALLDEGYDQDSARHFVLDDLNAVLGEWGVKRRIGEEAEEA, encoded by the coding sequence ATGACCGCACGCCGCAGCGGCCCCGCGCCGCACCGGGGGCTCACCCGCCGCGAGATGGTCGAAGAGGCGCTGGGCCGCCTGGCGCCGCGCGTGCCGGAATTCGAGGCGGAGGCCATCGTCGACCGGGCGCTCGCGAGCCCGGGATTGCGGGGCGCGGCACCCGAGACAGCGGCATGGCTCGGCATGGTCGCGTATGCCCGCCACGTCTTCACGGAATACGATGCGCTGCTCGACGAGGGCTACGACCAGGACAGCGCCCGCCACTTCGTCCTCGACGACCTCAATGCCGTGCTCGGCGAGTGGGGCGTGAAGCGCCGCATCGGGGAGGAGGCCGAGGAAGCTTGA
- a CDS encoding LysR family transcriptional regulator, whose translation MESWDAWQTLLAVARTGRLAAAADQLGIDPTTAGRRVRRLEADLGRPLLVRAGGGLVPTRACLDLMPRLEAAERALRGVGTGLAGSGEAGRPAWRTVRVTAVAFLCDHLLAPAVPALLAGRPALGLDLIAEDRNLSLTRREADLALRLGPPVAGRASAREIGRLAYGVYAAAGTAAPDRLPWAALDGALGHLPEVRYAERAAGRAGLRHRAARLETLLRLTRAGGVRAVLPEIMAAGDPALVRLGAEPVVIRPVFLIGHPEDEAAPPVRAVAGWIEALFARMPPDPAPDRRSNPSDRV comes from the coding sequence ATGGAGAGCTGGGACGCGTGGCAGACGCTGCTCGCGGTGGCGCGGACGGGGCGGCTTGCGGCGGCTGCGGACCAGCTCGGCATCGACCCGACCACTGCCGGGCGGCGGGTGCGGCGGCTGGAGGCGGATCTCGGCCGGCCGCTCCTCGTCCGCGCCGGCGGCGGGCTCGTCCCGACCCGGGCCTGCCTCGATCTGATGCCGCGGCTCGAGGCGGCCGAGCGGGCGCTGCGCGGCGTCGGCACCGGCCTCGCCGGGTCCGGCGAGGCGGGGCGGCCCGCCTGGCGCACGGTCCGGGTCACCGCGGTCGCTTTCCTCTGCGACCACCTGCTGGCGCCTGCCGTCCCGGCGCTCCTCGCCGGTCGGCCCGCCCTCGGGCTCGACCTGATCGCGGAGGACCGCAACCTCAGCCTCACCCGGCGCGAGGCCGACCTCGCCCTGCGGCTCGGCCCACCCGTGGCCGGCCGCGCCAGCGCGCGCGAGATCGGCCGGCTCGCCTACGGGGTCTATGCGGCCGCCGGGACGGCGGCACCGGACCGGCTGCCCTGGGCCGCCCTCGACGGGGCGCTCGGTCACCTGCCGGAGGTGCGCTACGCCGAGCGGGCGGCCGGCCGCGCCGGCCTGCGCCACCGGGCCGCGCGGCTCGAGACCCTCCTGCGCCTGACGCGGGCCGGCGGGGTGCGCGCCGTGCTGCCCGAGATCATGGCCGCGGGCGATCCGGCCCTGGTCCGCCTCGGGGCCGAGCCCGTGGTGATCCGCCCGGTCTTCCTGATCGGCCACCCGGAGGATGAGGCGGCGCCGCCCGTGCGCGCCGTGGCAGGCTGGATCGAGGCGCTGTTCGCCCGGATGCCGCCGGACCCTGCACCCGACCGGCGAAGCAATCCATCGGATCGGGTATGA
- a CDS encoding outer membrane protein: protein MKKLLSAFAAFTALTAAASAADLPRRVAPPPVIAPVPVFTWTGFYAGFNAGYGFDVSSNNGPTVLGVGPATGLVFAPTVIAFRNQNNLDGFVGGGQVGYNYQFTPGAGFVIGLEADAQFADFGRNRNRFIATGPIAAQTVFNPAGIAGLDWFGTVRGRLGYAVDRVLFYGTGGFAYGGGGGRDFGLPNDDDFQTGWTAGGGVEYALPTDSFLNFFRSNAVTVKVEGLYVNLDRGRRFNGAFAVNNAGAIITTASPGVVVVNAGQFRRDTEFAVVRAGLNYKFGTW from the coding sequence ATGAAAAAGCTTCTGAGTGCGTTTGCTGCCTTTACTGCTCTGACGGCTGCTGCTTCGGCTGCCGACCTGCCGCGCCGCGTCGCTCCGCCGCCGGTGATCGCGCCGGTGCCGGTCTTCACCTGGACCGGGTTCTACGCCGGTTTCAACGCCGGCTACGGCTTCGACGTGAGCAGCAACAACGGCCCAACGGTGCTCGGCGTCGGCCCGGCCACCGGCCTCGTCTTTGCCCCGACGGTGATCGCCTTCCGGAACCAGAACAACCTCGACGGCTTCGTCGGCGGCGGTCAGGTCGGCTACAACTACCAGTTCACGCCGGGCGCAGGCTTCGTGATCGGTCTTGAGGCGGACGCCCAGTTCGCTGATTTCGGACGCAACCGCAACCGCTTCATCGCCACCGGCCCGATCGCCGCCCAGACGGTGTTCAACCCGGCCGGCATCGCCGGTCTCGACTGGTTCGGCACGGTGCGCGGCCGGCTCGGCTACGCCGTTGATCGCGTGCTGTTCTACGGCACCGGCGGTTTCGCCTATGGCGGCGGTGGCGGCCGCGACTTCGGCCTGCCCAACGACGACGACTTCCAGACCGGCTGGACCGCCGGTGGTGGCGTCGAGTACGCCCTGCCCACCGACTCGTTCCTGAACTTCTTCCGGTCGAACGCGGTGACGGTGAAGGTCGAAGGTCTGTACGTGAACCTGGACCGTGGCCGGCGCTTCAACGGCGCCTTCGCGGTGAACAACGCCGGCGCCATCATCACGACGGCGAGCCCGGGCGTGGTCGTGGTGAACGCCGGTCAGTTCCGCCGCGACACCGAGTTCGCGGTGGTCCGCGCCGGCCTGAACTACAAGTTCGGCACTTGGTAG
- a CDS encoding ABC transporter ATP-binding protein: MIRFESACKIYPGQARPVVDGVDLAVEEGTTCVLIGPSGCGKSTTLRMVNRLVTPTSGRVRVGGEDVAGLDPIALRRRTGYVLQGIGLFPHHSVGQNVATVPGLLGWPRRRIAERVDAMLDLVGLDPDSFRARRPDSLSGGQRQRVGVARALAADPPVLLMDEPFGAVDPLERGRLQGEIRAILRRLGKTVLLVTHDIDEALRMGDRIALMREGRLVQVDAPERLLARPADAFAEAFVGSDRWLRRLALIPAAAAREVGAAPEAPRLPAGASLKDALGLLLAAGAERVALTDEGVVTLASLRAAAAADSAGGFTCAP; the protein is encoded by the coding sequence ATGATCCGCTTCGAGAGCGCGTGCAAGATCTATCCGGGTCAGGCACGGCCGGTCGTGGACGGCGTCGACCTCGCGGTTGAGGAAGGCACCACCTGCGTCCTCATCGGCCCGTCGGGCTGCGGCAAGTCGACCACCCTGCGGATGGTCAACCGCCTCGTGACTCCGACGTCGGGCCGCGTGCGCGTCGGCGGCGAGGATGTGGCCGGGCTCGACCCGATCGCCCTGCGCCGGCGCACCGGCTATGTGCTGCAGGGCATCGGGCTCTTTCCCCACCACAGCGTCGGGCAGAACGTCGCCACGGTCCCGGGGCTCCTCGGCTGGCCGCGCCGCCGCATCGCCGAGCGCGTCGATGCCATGCTCGACCTCGTCGGGCTCGATCCGGACAGCTTTCGGGCGCGGCGGCCGGATTCCCTCTCGGGCGGCCAGCGGCAGCGGGTCGGCGTCGCCCGGGCTCTCGCCGCCGACCCGCCGGTGCTGCTGATGGACGAGCCCTTCGGGGCGGTCGATCCGCTGGAGCGGGGACGCCTCCAGGGCGAGATCCGCGCCATCCTCCGGCGTCTCGGCAAGACGGTGCTGCTCGTCACCCACGACATCGACGAGGCCCTGCGCATGGGCGACCGGATCGCGCTGATGCGGGAGGGCCGCCTGGTCCAGGTCGACGCGCCCGAGCGCCTGCTCGCCCGGCCCGCCGACGCCTTCGCGGAGGCGTTCGTCGGCTCCGATCGCTGGCTGCGGCGGCTCGCCCTGATCCCGGCCGCTGCGGCGCGCGAGGTCGGCGCGGCCCCGGAGGCGCCGCGCCTGCCCGCCGGTGCCTCCCTCAAGGATGCGCTCGGCCTTCTCCTCGCGGCCGGCGCCGAGCGGGTCGCCCTGACGGACGAGGGCGTGGTGACGCTGGCCTCGCTGCGGGCGGCGGCTGCGGCCGATTCGGCCGGTGGCTTCACCTGCGCTCCCTGA
- a CDS encoding bifunctional folylpolyglutamate synthase/dihydrofolate synthase produces MESSDALMARFLALHPRTIDLSLGRIERLLAALGHPERRLPPVIHVAGTNGKGSTIATMRAILEAGGLSAHVYTSPHLVRFHERIRLGRVGGGRFVGEDRLADAFARCEAANAGEPITVFEITTAAALLLFAESPADVLLLEVGLGGRVDATNVIDQPAAAVVTPIGRDHAEYLGDTLEAVAIEKAGIFKRGCPAVIAPQDYPEADRVLCARAEAVRAAPILVGNQDFSVHEERGRLVYQDEEGLLDLPRPRLAGRHQIVNAGTAIAALRAAGFADLGTTAFEVGLTQVDWPGRLQRLSRGRLPGLMPVGSELWLDGGHNVDGGRILAAAMADLQERGDAPLVLVTGLLGTKDAEGFLRNFVGLARSVVAVPISGQLAARPADEVAAIAAAVGLPAETAPSVEAALVALQDRVWERPPRVLICGSLYLAGAVLTANGTPPV; encoded by the coding sequence ATGGAGTCCTCCGACGCGCTGATGGCGCGCTTCCTGGCCCTGCATCCGCGCACGATCGACCTGTCGCTCGGGCGCATCGAGCGCCTGCTCGCGGCGCTCGGCCATCCCGAGCGGCGGCTGCCGCCGGTCATCCACGTGGCGGGCACGAACGGCAAGGGATCGACCATCGCCACCATGCGGGCGATCCTGGAGGCGGGCGGCCTCTCGGCCCATGTCTACACCTCGCCCCACCTCGTGCGCTTCCACGAGCGCATCCGGCTCGGCCGGGTCGGGGGCGGGCGCTTCGTCGGCGAGGATCGCCTCGCCGATGCCTTCGCGCGCTGCGAGGCGGCCAATGCCGGCGAACCCATCACGGTGTTCGAGATCACCACCGCCGCCGCGCTCCTGCTCTTCGCCGAGAGCCCTGCGGACGTGCTGCTGCTGGAGGTGGGGCTCGGCGGGCGGGTCGACGCGACGAACGTGATCGACCAGCCGGCCGCCGCCGTGGTGACGCCGATCGGCCGCGACCACGCCGAGTATCTCGGCGACACCCTCGAGGCGGTGGCGATCGAGAAGGCCGGGATCTTCAAGCGCGGCTGCCCGGCGGTGATCGCGCCCCAGGACTACCCGGAGGCCGACCGGGTGCTCTGCGCCCGCGCCGAGGCGGTGCGGGCGGCGCCGATTCTGGTCGGCAACCAGGATTTCTCCGTGCACGAGGAGCGCGGCCGGCTCGTCTACCAGGACGAGGAAGGGCTCCTCGACCTGCCGCGGCCGCGACTCGCCGGGCGCCACCAGATCGTCAATGCGGGCACCGCCATCGCGGCCCTGCGGGCGGCCGGATTCGCCGATCTCGGCACGACCGCCTTCGAGGTCGGGCTGACCCAGGTCGACTGGCCGGGTCGCCTGCAGCGCCTCAGCCGGGGGCGCCTGCCCGGGCTGATGCCCGTGGGCAGCGAACTCTGGCTCGACGGCGGCCACAACGTGGATGGCGGGCGAATCCTGGCCGCCGCCATGGCGGACCTGCAGGAGCGGGGCGATGCGCCCCTCGTCCTCGTGACCGGCCTTCTCGGGACCAAGGACGCCGAGGGTTTCCTGCGCAACTTCGTCGGCCTCGCGCGCTCGGTCGTGGCAGTGCCGATCAGCGGCCAACTCGCGGCCCGCCCGGCCGACGAGGTCGCGGCCATCGCCGCCGCGGTCGGCCTGCCCGCCGAGACGGCGCCCAGCGTGGAAGCCGCCCTCGTCGCCCTTCAGGACCGGGTCTGGGAGCGCCCGCCCCGGGTGCTGATCTGCGGCTCGCTCTACCTCGCGGGGGCGGTCCTGACCGCCAATGGCACGCCGCCAGTGTGA
- the accD gene encoding acetyl-CoA carboxylase, carboxyltransferase subunit beta: MKVETMNWISEVVRPRIKTLFKRETPENLWVKCPETGQMVFHKEVEANDYVIPGSEHHLRMTAQQRLKMMFDQGTWLDVPLPEVPVDPLKFRDEKRYVDRLKDARAKTGMMDAFKVGFGRVGGLPMTLAVQDFGFMGGSLGMAAGEAFVRGAETALDKRTPYVLFAASGGARMQEGILSLMQMPRTTVAVRRLNQARLPYLVVMTNPTTGGVTASYAMLGDIHLAEPGALIGFAGPRVIEQTIREKLPDGFQRSEYLREHGMIDQVVHRRDLKATIARLCGLLMQAPAAEPAEEEAEPLPA, translated from the coding sequence ATGAAGGTCGAGACGATGAACTGGATCTCGGAGGTCGTCCGACCCCGCATCAAGACGCTGTTCAAGCGCGAGACGCCCGAGAACCTCTGGGTGAAGTGCCCCGAGACCGGCCAGATGGTCTTCCACAAGGAGGTGGAAGCCAACGATTACGTGATACCGGGCTCCGAGCACCACCTGCGGATGACCGCCCAGCAGCGGCTGAAGATGATGTTCGACCAGGGCACCTGGCTCGACGTGCCGCTCCCCGAGGTGCCGGTCGATCCGCTGAAGTTCCGCGACGAGAAGCGCTACGTCGACCGCCTCAAGGACGCCCGGGCGAAGACCGGCATGATGGACGCCTTCAAGGTCGGGTTCGGCCGCGTCGGCGGCCTGCCGATGACGCTGGCCGTGCAGGATTTCGGCTTCATGGGCGGCTCGCTCGGCATGGCGGCGGGCGAGGCCTTCGTGCGCGGTGCCGAGACCGCCCTCGACAAGCGCACCCCCTACGTGCTGTTCGCGGCTTCGGGCGGCGCGCGGATGCAGGAGGGCATCCTCTCGCTGATGCAGATGCCCCGCACCACCGTGGCGGTGCGCCGGCTCAACCAAGCGCGCCTGCCCTACCTCGTGGTGATGACGAACCCGACGACCGGGGGCGTGACCGCCTCCTACGCGATGCTGGGCGACATCCATCTCGCCGAGCCCGGGGCGCTGATCGGCTTCGCGGGCCCTCGCGTCATCGAGCAGACCATCCGCGAGAAGCTGCCGGACGGCTTCCAGCGCTCCGAGTATCTGCGCGAGCACGGCATGATCGACCAGGTCGTGCATCGCCGGGACCTGAAGGCGACGATCGCGCGGCTCTGCGGCCTGCTGATGCAGGCGCCGGCGGCCGAGCCGGCGGAAGAGGAGGCCGAACCGCTGCCGGCGTGA